Proteins co-encoded in one Deltaproteobacteria bacterium genomic window:
- a CDS encoding tetratricopeptide repeat protein, translating into MDVRRRGELGWTGGPRGYPLVRTQRGLVGERARRCLLAEFERLYLVFPLHRRRLVGAGRPVLSEVPSRSGANASVRAFETPDVGAGRWNDVSGPTLHFAFWTMGVAAGVVAAALVLHVRRALALSTVLALGIAVGGLLLGANLQFRLEIFPVREALDIHRDTLLQGPMRIPLGLLVGAVLAGFWCILVGAPWRETGDALAVAASVMIPIGRVGCLVNGCCMGTVCGRWVGRWWCPRYPSGTQAYERQFRDGLISLSDQVSLPAHPLPVYFALTSLLTIGILIWLLRRQAPPGAPLAVFCILRPLSKLLLEPLRAMPRQGDLMIAIPLGVLLVTFGVLAVHFVRRSLRAERAATSRIATLALVAGMAWLPAALRADGPPPDVNPQAALWTRLLGRYARDPLGNYAELRRVAGRARSELPPPVALALADGYLRMRHPGAAARVLKGVLARGVGEPWAGWADLDLGWVFLSKNDLGSAAIQFQRLAAERGPASALAQLGVALIEAGDGEYGAGERSFDALATDDGADERLRDAARLGAAYTKYWAGEFAEAVEAFTRVSVDGPFADDARYGSAISSWHAGAREESLAVLRRLAQYRDSDRPPAARGAALSDRLLHLEWGALLRAGFARYRQAPVGPPQIVAASLLDGDGVALARAALHRLSPNHIERPALEVAAPETISATNAAPRDPLPDSCPAEIPRVSARRAAGAPAGGAGTEVSSWRWRVAVVAGGAVVLLWWIVATKRRMSARQGVTVLAPEVGSAPGRSPWSAGS; encoded by the coding sequence ATGGACGTTCGACGGCGGGGCGAACTGGGTTGGACCGGAGGACCTCGGGGGTACCCTCTCGTCCGGACCCAACGCGGTCTCGTGGGGGAACGGGCACGTCGATGTCTTCTGGCAGAATTCGAGCGGCTTTATCTCGTATTCCCGCTTCATCGGCGGCGATTGGTCGGGGCCGGTCGACCTGTACTGAGCGAGGTACCGTCGCGATCCGGGGCGAATGCATCGGTTCGAGCGTTCGAGACTCCCGATGTGGGCGCGGGACGGTGGAATGACGTGAGCGGACCGACGCTCCACTTCGCGTTCTGGACGATGGGGGTGGCCGCGGGCGTCGTCGCCGCCGCTCTCGTCCTTCACGTAAGGCGCGCCCTCGCGCTCTCGACGGTGCTCGCTCTCGGCATCGCGGTGGGCGGGCTCCTGCTGGGCGCAAATCTTCAGTTCCGGTTGGAGATCTTTCCGGTCCGGGAAGCCCTCGACATCCATCGGGACACCCTCCTTCAGGGACCGATGCGCATTCCCCTCGGCCTCCTCGTGGGTGCCGTCCTCGCCGGCTTCTGGTGCATCCTCGTCGGGGCGCCGTGGCGTGAGACAGGGGATGCCTTGGCGGTCGCGGCCTCCGTCATGATTCCGATCGGGCGCGTCGGGTGCCTCGTGAACGGCTGCTGCATGGGAACGGTGTGCGGACGGTGGGTGGGGCGCTGGTGGTGTCCTCGCTACCCTTCCGGCACGCAAGCGTATGAGCGACAGTTCCGGGACGGACTCATTTCGCTGAGCGACCAGGTGTCGTTGCCGGCGCACCCGTTACCCGTTTACTTCGCCCTGACGTCCTTGCTGACGATCGGCATCCTGATCTGGCTCCTGCGGCGTCAGGCGCCGCCTGGGGCACCGCTGGCCGTCTTTTGCATCCTCCGCCCGCTGAGCAAGCTCCTGCTCGAGCCTTTGCGGGCGATGCCTCGACAGGGCGACCTGATGATCGCGATTCCGCTCGGCGTGCTGCTGGTGACCTTCGGCGTACTGGCCGTCCACTTCGTCCGCCGCTCACTCCGCGCGGAGCGCGCTGCGACGTCTCGCATTGCGACGCTCGCGCTCGTTGCGGGGATGGCATGGCTTCCCGCCGCCCTCCGCGCCGACGGTCCGCCGCCGGATGTGAACCCACAGGCGGCGCTGTGGACGCGGCTACTCGGCCGATACGCTCGCGATCCGCTCGGCAATTACGCTGAGCTGCGGCGGGTCGCCGGGCGCGCTCGGAGCGAGCTTCCGCCTCCCGTCGCCCTCGCCCTTGCTGACGGCTACCTGCGGATGCGGCACCCCGGCGCGGCCGCGAGGGTCCTCAAAGGCGTCCTCGCGCGAGGGGTCGGCGAGCCGTGGGCCGGGTGGGCCGACCTCGACCTCGGATGGGTGTTCCTCTCGAAGAACGACCTGGGGTCGGCCGCAATACAGTTCCAGCGCCTGGCCGCCGAGCGCGGCCCGGCCAGCGCGCTTGCGCAGTTGGGGGTCGCCCTCATCGAGGCGGGCGATGGCGAGTACGGCGCCGGCGAGCGATCCTTCGATGCCCTTGCGACGGACGACGGCGCCGACGAGCGGCTGCGAGACGCGGCCAGGCTCGGCGCCGCGTACACCAAATACTGGGCGGGGGAATTCGCCGAGGCCGTGGAGGCCTTCACTCGGGTCTCGGTCGATGGGCCGTTCGCCGACGACGCGCGGTACGGAAGTGCGATTTCGTCGTGGCACGCGGGGGCGCGCGAGGAATCGCTCGCTGTGCTCCGTCGGCTCGCGCAGTACCGCGATTCAGACCGGCCGCCGGCGGCGCGTGGGGCAGCTCTCTCTGATCGGCTGCTGCATCTCGAGTGGGGCGCGCTCCTTCGCGCAGGGTTCGCGCGCTACCGGCAGGCGCCGGTCGGTCCGCCCCAGATCGTCGCGGCATCGTTGCTCGACGGCGACGGCGTCGCGCTCGCGCGGGCGGCCCTGCACCGCCTGAGTCCGAATCACATCGAACGGCCTGCGTTGGAGGTTGCGGCCCCGGAGACCATCTCCGCGACGAACGCTGCGCCGCGCGACCCACTCCCGGACAGCTGTCCGGCCGAGATTCCGCGGGTGTCGGCGCGCCGCGCCGCCGGCGCACCCGCGGGCGGCGCCGGCACCGAGGTCAGTTCGTGGCGCTGGCGCGTCGCCGTCGTGGCCGGGGGTGCCGTGGTGCTCCTCTGGTGGATCGTCGCAACGAAGCGCCGGATGAGCGCTCGGCAAGGGGTCACAGTCCTCGCCCCGGAGGTGGGATCGGCCCCAGGCCGAAGCCCATGGTCCGCGGGCTCGTAG